A genomic window from Poecilia reticulata strain Guanapo unplaced genomic scaffold, Guppy_female_1.0+MT scaffold_310, whole genome shotgun sequence includes:
- the cdyl gene encoding chromodomain Y-like protein, with amino-acid sequence MATEELYEVERIVDKRRSRKGRVEYLVRWRGYGSESDTWEPETHLSACMSYVHEFNRRHLERDAALLRSTRGPPCGAARPEPRPPTEAPLPNSFGPTRRGVDLAKSGIKILVPRSPMNPRPGSEDSPSEAAQSLEAGAQEAHPVPPEVALLEKPAAIQLAPGQERARMGTRPRNQNPLPLLPPPAPVTPMTPAAVHSLCSSGNTALMEAVTGATGAVGKRRLEERSTFDKRLRVSVRQTESAYRYRDIVVKKQDGFTYILLSTKSSENNALNPEVMKEIQSAMATAASDDSKLVLIGAVGSVFCCGLDFLYFIRRLADDRKKESIKMAETIRTFVNTFIQFRKPIVAAVNGPALGLGAALLPLCDVVWANEKAWFQTPYSTCGQTPDGCSSFTFPRIMGPASASELLLGGRKLTAQEACLKGLVSQVLWPGTFTQEVMLRVKELVAIDSQVLQESKALMRSTSRSALEQANERECEALKRVWGSLQGTDSILQFLQKRTELC; translated from the exons ATGGCCACGGAGGAGTTGTACGAG GTGGAGCGCATCGTTGACAAGCGGCGGAGCAGGAAGGGGCGGGTGGAGTACCTGGTGAGGTGGAGAGGCTACGGCTCGGAGAGCGACACCTGGGAGCCGGAGACTCACCTGTCCGCCTGCATGTCCTACGTCCACGAGTTCAACCGACGGCACTTGGAGCGGGACGCCGCCCTGCTGCGCTCCACCCGTGGCCCCCCCTGCGGCGCCGCCCGACCGGAGCCCCGGCCCCCAACGGAGGCCCCACTCCCAAACTCCTTCGGCCCCACACGCCGCGGCGTGGACCTGGCCAAGAGCGGGATCAAGATCCTGGTTCCTCGGAGCCCCATGAACCCGCGGCCGGGCTCGGAGGACTCGCCCAGTGAGGCGGCGCAGAGCCTGGAGGCGGGCGCTCAGGAGGCGCACCCTGTACCACCAGAGGTCGCCCTGCTGGAGAAACCGGCCGCCATCCAGCTGGCGCCCGGTCAGGAGAGGGCCCGCATGGGGACCCGTCCCCGGAACCAGAACCCGCTGCCACTGCTACCGCCACCAGCCCCTGTGACCCCCATGACCCCGGCGGCGGTCCACTCCCTCTGCAGCTCCG GGAACACGGCGCTGATGGAGGCCGTTACCGGGGCGACCGGAGCCGTGGGAAAGCGGCGCCTAGAGGAGCGCTCCACGTTCGACAAGAGGCTGAGGGTCAGCGTCCGCCAGACGGAGAGCGCCTACCGCTACCGCGACATCGTGGTGAAGAAACAAGATGGCTTCACCTACATCCTGCTGTCCACCAAGAGCTCTGAGAACAACGCGCTGAACCCGGAG GTGATGAAGGAGATCCAGAGCGCCATGGCGACAGCGGCGTCTGATGACAGCAAGCTGGTGTTGATCGGTGCCGTCGGCAGCGTCTTCTGCTGCGGCCTCGACTTCCTGTACTTCATCAGGCGACTGGCGGACGACAGGAAGAAGGAGAGCATCAAGATGGCTGAAACCATCAG GACCTTTGTCAACACCTTCATCCAGTTCAGGAAGCCCATCGTGGCAGCAGTGAACGGCCCGGCACTCGGACTCGGCGCCGCCCTCCTGCCTCTGTGCGACGTGGTGTGGGCCAATGAGAAGGCTTGGTTCCAGACGCCGTACTCCACCTGCGGCCAGACGCCCGACGGCTGCAGCTCCTTCACCTTCCCTCGCATCATGGGCCCGGCCTCG GCTAGCGAGTTGCTGCTGGGTGGCAGGAAGCTGACGGCCCAGGAGGCGTGTCTTAAGGGCCTGGTGTCGCAGGTCTTGTGGCCAGGAACGTTCACGCAGGAAGTGATGCTGCGGGTCAAGGAGCTGGTGGCCATCGACTCTCAG GTTCTGCAGGAGTCCAAAGCCCTGATGAGGAGCACCAGCCGCAGCGCACTTGAGCAAGCCAATGAACGCGAGTGCGAAGCCCTGAAGCGCGTCTGGGGATCCCTGCAGGGAACGGACTCCATCCTGCAGTTTCTGCAGAAGAGAACAGAACTCTgctag